CCTTGTAGCTGGCGAGCAGCATCGTGAAGACCAGGATCGAGGCGGTCAGCGCGCCGAGTTTCACCGCGAAGAGGCCGGCCGGCAGCACCTCCAGCGCGTACTCGCTCTGCCGGCGCCGGTCGCGTACCTCCTGGCGGATCACCACGGCGATCAGCACGAGGCCGAGCACCAGGGTCAGGTTGTGGTAGTTCGTGCTGGGCCCGACCTCGGGGAGGAAGCCGTTGGCCAGCTTCTGCAGGCTCTCGGGGAACGGGCCGAGGGTCTGGCCCTTGAGGAAGACCTCGGTCAGGCCCCGGAAGACCAGCATCCCGGCGAGGGTGACGATGAACGACGGCATCCCGGCGTACGCGATGAGCAGCCCCTGAGCTGCGCCCGCGACGGCGCCGATGGCCAGGCAGAGGAGGGCCGCGACCGGCCATGGCAGATCGTGCTGGACCATCAGCACGGCCGCCACGCCGCCCACGAACGCGGTGATCGAGCCGACCGACAGGTCGATGTGCCCGGCCACGATGACGATCATCATGCCGATCGCGAGGATCAGGATGTAGCTGTTCTGCAGCACCAGGTTGGACACGTTGCGCGGCAGCAGCAGGTCGCCGCCGGTCCACACCGCGAACAGCGCCACGATGACGCCGAGGGCGATCAGCATGCCGTACTGGCGCATGTTGCGGCGCATGCCGTCGAGCAGTGGCCGGGCGGTGCTCGCGGCCGGCCGGGTCACCGGCTTCGCGGTCGTGACGTCAGCGCTCATCGTCGTTCTCCCTCGTGTCTTCCTCGGTCATGTGGCGCGTGAGCACGTCCGTGGCTTCCTCGGTCATGTGGCGCATGAGCACGTCCTGCGTCGCCTCCGAGCGGGGCACCTCGCCGGTGAGCCGTCCCGCGGCCATGGTGTAGATCCGGTCGCACATGCCCAGCAGTTCGGGCAGTTCGGAGGAGATGATGACCACCGCCTTGCCCTCGGCGGCCAGCCGGTCGATCACCGTGTAGATCTCGTACTTGGCGCCGACGTCGATGCCCCGGGTCGGCTCGTCGAGGATCAGCACGTCCGGACCGGCGAAGATCCACTTGCTGAGGACGACCTTCTGCTGGTTGCCGCCGGACAGCCGGCCCACCGGCTCGAACACCGTCGGTGCCTTGATGTTCATGGAGGTGCGGAACTCCTCGGCGACCCGCCGTTCCTCGTGGGCGTCGACGACACCCCGCCGGGCGACCTTGGCGAGGGCGCTCAGGGAGATGTTCCGGCCGATGGTGTCCAGGAGGTTGAGCCCGTAGTGCTTGCGGTCCTCGGTGACGTACGCGATGCCGTGCGCGACCGCCTCCGGGACGGTACGGGTACGGATCTCGCGCCCGTCCTTGAGGACCGTGCCGCCCGCGTACCGGCCGTACGAGCGCCCGAAGACGCTCATCGCGAGCTCGGTGCGTCCGGCGCCCATGAGGCCGGCGATCCCGACGATCTCGCCGCGCCGGGCGGACAGGGTGACGCCGTCGACGACCTTGCGCTGCTGGTCGATCGGGTGGCGGACGGTCCAGTCGCGGATCTCCAGGGCCGGGTGCGGGCCGGACTCCCCGGTGTACGGGGTGCGGTCGGGGAACCGGTGGTCGAGGTCCCGGCCGATCATGCCGCTGATGATCCGGTCCTCGTCGGTGGCCGGGTCGGCGACGTCCAGGGTCTCGACGGTCCGGCCGTCGCGCAGGATCGTCACCGAGTCGGCCACCCGCCGGATCTCGCCCAGCTTGTGCGAGATGATGATCGAGGTGACGCCCTGGTCCTTCAGATCCAGGATCAGGTCGAGGAGTTGATTGCTGTCCTCGTCGTTGAGCGCGGCGGTCGGCTCGTCCAGGACGAGCAGCTTCACCTCCTTCGCGAGCGCCTTCGCGATCTCCACGAGCTGCTGCTTGCCGACGCCGATGTCCGCGACGCGGGTCCCCGGGTGCTCGTCGAGGCCGACCCTGCGCATCAGCCGGGCCGCCTCCTTCAGCGTCTCGTTCCAGCTGACGATCCCGCGCGTCGCCCGTTCGTTGCCGAGGAAGATGTTCTCGGCGATGGACAGGTACGGCACGAGCGCCAGTTCCTGGTGGATGATCACGATGCCGTGCCGCTCGCTCGCCCGGATGTCGCGGAAGCGGCAGGCGGCACCCTCGAAGAGGATCTCCCCCTCGTAACTGCCGTGCGGGTGAACGCCGGAGAGGACCTTCATCAGGGTCGACTTGCCGGCGCCGTTCTCGCCGCAGAGGGCGTGGACCTCGCCCCGGCGGACCGTCAGCACGACGTCCGACAGCGCCCGGACTCCGGGGAAGGCCTTGCCGATCGAACGCATCTCCAGGACGGGTCCGTTCATGGTCGCCTCCTCCCGGCTACTTCAGGTCCGCGGCGGTGTAGTAGCCACCGCCGACCAGCACCTGCTCGTAGTTGCTCTTGTCGACGCTCACCGGCTGGAGCAGGTAGGCGGGCACGACCTTGCTGCCGTTGTCGTACGTCTTGTCGTCGTTGACCTCGGGCTTCTTGTCGTGCAGCACCGCGTCCACCATGTTCGCGGCGACCTTCGCGAGCTCCCGGAGGTCCTTGAAGACGGTCTGGGTCTGCTCGCCCGCGGCGATCGACTTCACCGAGGCGAGCTCGGCGTCCTGGCCGGTGACCACCGGCAGCGGCTTGGCCTTCGATCCGTAGTCGTCGGACTTGAGAGCGGAGAGGATGCCGATGGAGATGCCGTCGTACGGCGAGAGCACCGCGTCGACCCGCTCGGTCTTGTACGCGGACGTGAGGATGTCGTCCATGCGCTTCTGCGCGGTGCCACCGTCCCAGCGCAGGGTGGTGACCTGGTTGAGGGCCGTCTGGCCCGAGCCGACCACGAGTTGCTTCTTCTCGATGTAGGGGTTCAGCACGCTCATCGCGCCGCCGAAGAAGTACTTGGTGTTGTTGTCGTCGTTGGAGCCGGCGAACAGCTCGATGCGGAAGGGGCCCTTCTTCGAGCCGTCCTTGAGGCCGAGCTTCTCGACGATGTACGAGGCCTGGAGCTGTCCGACCTTCTCGTTGTCGAAGGAGGCGTAGTAGTCGACGTTCTTCGAGCCGAGGATCAGCCGGTCGTAGGCGATGACCGGGATGTGCGCGTCGGCGGCCTGCTGGAGGACGTTGTTCAGGGACTTGTTGTCGATGGCGGCGATGACGAGGGCCTTCACGCCCTGCGTGATCAGGTTCTCGATCTGGGCGACCTGCTGGTCCGGGTCGTCCTCGCCGAAGACCAGCTTGGTCTTGTACCCCTTCGCCTCCAGGTTCTTGACGACGTTCTTGCCGTCGGCGATCCACCGCTCGGAGGACTGGGTCGGCATCGCGATGCCGATGGTGGCACCCTCGGCACCGGCCGAGGTGTCCTTGCCTCCGCCCTCGGCGCTCTGCCCGCAGGCGGCGAGCACGAGGGAGGCGGTCAGGGCCAGGGCGCCGGTCACGGCGGCTCTGCGGTTGGGCATGGTCATCAGTCCTCGTTCTTCTCGTCGTTGAGATCGAAGCGATTCAGGAGCCCCGGCAGCCGGGAGCCGAGCGGCGCCATCGCGCCGTCCGCGCCGTGCCGGGCGAGCAGGTCGAGAGCGAGGCGGCCGCGCCGCACCCGCTCCCGGGCGGTGTCGAGGGCGAGGGTCCGCAGATGGGTGCCGTACGGATAGATCCCGGGCGCCTTCGAGAGGCCGAACTTCAGATAGATCGGTGCGCCGCGCCTGATCAGCTCGGCGACCTCGTACATCCGCACATAGCCGCCGAGGTCGTCGGGGGCCTCGATGTACATGTCCATGGGGGCGGCGGACACCCGCCGGATACCGGTGAGGTGATCGAGCGTCAGATCGCTCGGCACGTTGATCGAGTCGGCGCCGAGCCGCTCGTACACCGCGTACGAGGCGGGGTTGACCGGACCGATCAGCGCGGAGACCTTGAGCGTGGTATCGGCCGGGATGACACCCAGGCTCCGGGCCCGGTGCAGCGTCCACAGCACGCCCTCGTCGGCGACGAGCAGGCACTTCACGCCCAACTCCGTGGCGCGTACGGCGTCTTCGACGCACCCGGCGACGGCGTCGTGGCCGCGCGCCCGCAGTCCGGCCCCCCGCGAGTCGGTGCGCACGGAGCCACCGATGTCCCAGGTGCCGCGCGGGCCGGTGAACAGGCAGAGCTCGATGGCGCGTTCGTCGGTGACGGCGACCATCTCGGTGATCTCCGCGTCGGTCAGCATCCACACGCCGCTGCCCTGGCTGATCCGGTGCACCGGCACGTCGAGCCGGTCGGCCTCCTCCAGGACCACGGCAAGCGCCTCGGGCCCCTCGCAGGACGGGATCTCGGTGCGCCAGCGGCCCCCGCCGGGGAAGGAATGCGGCGAGGCGTCGGCGGGGTCAGGGGCGGGCGCGCCCAGGCCGAGCGCGGCGAGCGCCTGCTCGGCGGGCCGGCGGGCGGTCGGGGCGGAGGTGTCGGTCACAAGCTGTCCTTCGCGTTCGAAATTTCGGACATGGTTCGGAGCTGAGGGCGTGAGCGGGCCAGGGCGGCGCGCTGCCGGGCCGAGGCCG
This is a stretch of genomic DNA from Streptomyces sp. R44. It encodes these proteins:
- the mmsB gene encoding multiple monosaccharide ABC transporter permease: MSADVTTAKPVTRPAASTARPLLDGMRRNMRQYGMLIALGVIVALFAVWTGGDLLLPRNVSNLVLQNSYILILAIGMMIVIVAGHIDLSVGSITAFVGGVAAVLMVQHDLPWPVAALLCLAIGAVAGAAQGLLIAYAGMPSFIVTLAGMLVFRGLTEVFLKGQTLGPFPESLQKLANGFLPEVGPSTNYHNLTLVLGLVLIAVVIRQEVRDRRRQSEYALEVLPAGLFAVKLGALTASILVFTMLLASYKGAPVVLLILAVLLVGFGYLMRNAVIGRHVYAIGGNLPAAKLSGVRDRKVTFLVFLNMGMLAALAGLVFAARFNAASPKAGLNFELEAIAASFIGGASMSGGVGTVLGAIIGGLVLGVLNNGMNLVGIGTDWQQVIKGLVLLAAVGFDVWNKRRVGA
- the mmsA gene encoding multiple monosaccharide ABC transporter ATP-binding protein, which produces MNGPVLEMRSIGKAFPGVRALSDVVLTVRRGEVHALCGENGAGKSTLMKVLSGVHPHGSYEGEILFEGAACRFRDIRASERHGIVIIHQELALVPYLSIAENIFLGNERATRGIVSWNETLKEAARLMRRVGLDEHPGTRVADIGVGKQQLVEIAKALAKEVKLLVLDEPTAALNDEDSNQLLDLILDLKDQGVTSIIISHKLGEIRRVADSVTILRDGRTVETLDVADPATDEDRIISGMIGRDLDHRFPDRTPYTGESGPHPALEIRDWTVRHPIDQQRKVVDGVTLSARRGEIVGIAGLMGAGRTELAMSVFGRSYGRYAGGTVLKDGREIRTRTVPEAVAHGIAYVTEDRKHYGLNLLDTIGRNISLSALAKVARRGVVDAHEERRVAEEFRTSMNIKAPTVFEPVGRLSGGNQQKVVLSKWIFAGPDVLILDEPTRGIDVGAKYEIYTVIDRLAAEGKAVVIISSELPELLGMCDRIYTMAAGRLTGEVPRSEATQDVLMRHMTEEATDVLTRHMTEEDTRENDDER
- the chvE gene encoding multiple monosaccharide ABC transporter substrate-binding protein; this translates as MPNRRAAVTGALALTASLVLAACGQSAEGGGKDTSAGAEGATIGIAMPTQSSERWIADGKNVVKNLEAKGYKTKLVFGEDDPDQQVAQIENLITQGVKALVIAAIDNKSLNNVLQQAADAHIPVIAYDRLILGSKNVDYYASFDNEKVGQLQASYIVEKLGLKDGSKKGPFRIELFAGSNDDNNTKYFFGGAMSVLNPYIEKKQLVVGSGQTALNQVTTLRWDGGTAQKRMDDILTSAYKTERVDAVLSPYDGISIGILSALKSDDYGSKAKPLPVVTGQDAELASVKSIAAGEQTQTVFKDLRELAKVAANMVDAVLHDKKPEVNDDKTYDNGSKVVPAYLLQPVSVDKSNYEQVLVGGGYYTAADLK